In Juglans microcarpa x Juglans regia isolate MS1-56 chromosome 4S, Jm3101_v1.0, whole genome shotgun sequence, a single window of DNA contains:
- the LOC121263469 gene encoding sec-independent protein translocase protein TATA, chloroplastic, with amino-acid sequence MEISSVTLCFSSTSRMPPPSLSFSSSNSTFLTSFATSTFLNKAKHKSNTLVASTTRTRTDPAKKGLTCNAMFGLGVPELVVIAGVAALVFGPKKLPEVGKSIGKTVKSFQQAAKEFESELKKEPDSTIEAPTEKPASLSEEEKQDIKVSSSKENV; translated from the exons ATGGAGATCTCATCTGTAACTCTATGTTTCTCTTCCACTTCAAGAATGCCTccaccttctctctctttctcttcctccaacTCCACCTTTCTCACCAGTTTTGCCACCTCCACTTTCTTGAACAAAGCCAAGCACAAAAGTAACACTCTGGTTGCGTCCACAACCAGGACCAGAACTGATCCGGCCAAGAAGGGTCTCACCTGCAACGCTATGTTTGGTCTTGGCGTGCCCGAGCTGGTGGTTATTGCCGGAGTCGCAGCTTTGGTTTTTGGGCCCAAGAAGTTGCCTGAAGTGGGAAAGAGTATTGGCAAGACCGTCAAGAGCTTCCAACAG GCAGCAAAGGAGTTTGAGTCCGAGCTTAAAAAGGAACCCGATTCCACAATAGAGGCTCCCACAGAGAAACCTGCATCCTTGAGTGAAGAGGAGAAACAAGATATCAAGGTTTCAAGCTCAAAAGAGAATGTATGA
- the LOC121262647 gene encoding pentatricopeptide repeat-containing protein At3g18970 has protein sequence MPFLPRLSCLSLLNQNTPKTIRHVKQIHAQLITNALKVPSLLAKLMEQYCFLSSSPHAHLILEHFGYANLFLLNTLIRCTQPKDSILVFANWVSKGKLAFDDFTYTFVLGACARAPALSTLWEGRQIHGQVLKHGGISNILVQTTMIYFYANNKDVLSARMVFDEMVVRSYVTWNTMITGYCSQREISKECARDALALFRQMLDDGCGVKPTDTTMVCILSVAAQLGVLETGTCVHGYIEKTICVPENDVFIGTGLVDMYSKCGCLESALSVFRRMNERNVLTWTAMATGLAIHGRGKEALELLDVMWAYGVRPNGVTCTSLLFACCHVGLVEEGLHLFDKMKSKFGVIPGMQHYGCIVDLLGRAGHLKEAYEFIRGMPIEPDAILWRSLLSACKVHGDVATGEKVGKLLLQLHSEKSAVDLVLRGEDYVALSNVYASAERWEDMETVRQKMKIKRIENKPGCSSIQTMSNPL, from the coding sequence ATGCCCTTCCTTCCACGACTCTCTTGTCTCTCCCTCTTAAACCAAAACACACCGAAAACCATCCGACACGTCAAACAAATCCATGCCCAGTTGATCACTAACGCACTCAAAGTACCCTCTCTTTTGGCCAAGCTCATGGAACAATACTGTTTCCTTTCATCATCCCCACATGCCCATTTGATACTTGAACACTTTGGCTATGCAAACCTGTTCCTCTTAAACACTTTGATACGTTGTACTCAACCTAAAGACTCCATTCTTGTCTTTGCAAATTGGGTTTCCAAGGGAAAGCTGGCATTCGATGATTTTACGTATACTTTTGTTCTTGGAGCTTGTGCTAGAGCTCCTGCACTATCAACATTGTGGGAAGGGAGACAAATACACGGGCAAGTTTTGAAACATGGAGGAATATCAAATATTTTGGTGCAAACCacaatgatatatttttatgctaaTAACAAGGATGTTCTCTCGGCACGAATGGTGTTTGATGAAATGGTGGTGAGAAGTTATGTTACATGGAATACAATGATTACCGGGTATTGTTCCCAAAGAGAAATTTCTAAGGAATGTGCTCGTGACGCATTGGCCTTGTTTCGGCAAATGTTGGATGATGGTTGTGGAGTGAAACCTACTGATACTACCATGGTTTGTATTCTTTCCGTGGCTGCTCAATTGGGTGTGTTGGAAACAGGGACTTGTGTTCATGGGTATATAGAGAAGACGATTTGTGTTCCAGAAAATGATGTGTTTATTGGAACTGGTTTGGTTGATATGTATTCAAAGTGTGGGTGCCTTGAGAGTGCTTTATCCGTTTTCAGGAGAATGAATGAGAGGAATGTGTTAACTTGGACGGCAATGGCTACTGGACTAGCTATCCATGGGAGAGGAAAGGAAGCATTGGAGCTTTTAGATGTAATGTGGGCTTATGGTGTTAGGCCTAATGGAGTGACTTGTACTAGCTTGTTATTTGCTTGTTGCCATGTGGGGCTTGTCGAAGAAGGTCTTCATTTGTTTGACAAGATGAAGAGTAAGTTTGGTGTCATACCTGGAATGCAACATTATGGCTGCATAGTCGATCTTCTTGGTCGGGCTGGGCACTTGAAAGAAGCGTATGAATTTATCAGGGGGATGCCAATTGAACCCGATGCCATATTGTGGAGGAGTTTGCTAAGTGCTTGCAAAGTTCATGGGGATGTTGCAACGGGTGAGAAGGTGGGGAAGCTTCTCCTCCAGCTACATTCGGAGAAGAGTGCTGTGGATTTGGTTTTGAGGGGTGAAGACTATGTAGCTTTGTCAAATGTTTATGCTTCAGCAGAAAGGTGGGAGGATATGGAGACGGTGAGACAGAAGATGAAGATTAAGCGGATAGAGAACAAACCTGGTTGTAGTTCAATCCAAACCATGAGCAATCCTCTCTAG